TCACCGAATGGGCCGAGCAGGCCCTCCCTGAAACACTGGCCCGGGTACCCGACCTCACGCGCGGACGCGGCAAGGGCATCGGCGCTCCGGAGAACCGGCGGCCCAAGCCCAGGACCGACGAGGCCAAGAAGACCGAGCTGCTGCGTGAGACCCGGGCACGGCGCGTGGCACTCGCGGCACAAGCCCGGATCGCCTCCCACGGCCCGGAACAGGCCGACCCGCCCGTGGTGGAGGCCCGGCTGCTGTGGCAGTCGCCCGAGGTACGCAGCGAGGCAGTGGAACAGTTCGCCAAGGCCCTGGGCCTCGACGGCGACGGCGGCGCCAGTGCCGCCCACGTCACGGACCGGGACTTCGACGAGGCCACGCCCGGAGCACCGGTCGTCCTGGAGTGGCGGACGGCGGAGGTCACACTCCGGCTGCGCTGCCTGCCCCTCGCCGACGGACTGGGCGACCGGCTCGTGCCCGACCCGGCCGTCAAGGGCAAAGGCGCGGCGCTCGCGGCTGCCGTCGCCGGACGGCGCCGCGCCCTGCGCGCATGGCTCCGCACGGACGGCGCGGACCCCTTCCGCCCCGAACTCGCCCTCGTGGAAGTCGCACACCGCAGCACATTCCGCCCGGCGTCGACGGACCCCAAGTTCGCCATCCGCCTCGGGTGCGCCGACGCGGGCCTGTTGACTCAGTTCGTCGTCACCCCGTCCACCGACCGGCAGATCGACAATGCGGAAAGCCTCGACCACCGCACGTGCAGCTCGTGGCTCGACGGACTGCGGCAGCTCGGCGTCCGCGTCCTGCCCCAGCACACCCTCGGTGACGATCTTCCGGACTCGCTGCAATACGCGGCGGTGTGGATGGTGAAACGTCGTAAGGACGGCCCGACCCGGTTGCCCAAGCACCTGCCTGTGGCCGTCCTCGTCACCCCGCTCCCGGCCGGGGAAGGCCTTGCAGCCGTACGCGGCTGGGATGACACCGCGGGGGAATGGGTGCCCTACCCGCAGTTCCTCCTCGGTCTGGTGAAACAGGCGGAGATCGACCCCGAAGCGTTCACGGAACCCGGGACTCCAGACGATGACGCACGTCCCGATGCCCCTAGGGTCACCGGCAAGCAGTGGCGCAGCAACCTCGCCCAACAGCGCAGGGAGACCGCGGCATTCCTCCAACGCGTGCTGCACTCCCTCCGAGGGCAACCCACCGCACTGATCACCCACGCTCAGAACAGCCGACTGCACTGGCCCTGGCTCCAGGACGGCCAGACCGAACGCGATCTGATCAAGACCGGCCACGCCCCAGCAGGACGACTGGACGACGAACTGCGCCTCGTACGCGTGCGCGGATGCGGCGGTCGCGAGAGCGCCCAGTGGTGGGGGCTGGCCGACCCGGGCAAGCCCCACGGACAGCCGGCCGGCTTCTGGGCACAGGATCCCCAGCAGCAGTACAGGGCTTCATCGCGCGAGCGGATCTTCTACAGCACCACCGAACGCCCCGGAACCCATGCGATCTCCCCCGCACTCGACCGCCTCGCTACCCGGGTCAACGCAGCAGGCAACCTCACCTCGCAGGCGGGCACCAGCGCCTGGAACCCGACCCTGGTGGAGATCGCGGTACTGGGCTGCCACGAGGATGACGATCCGGCTGCCCCCGTACCGGAAAAGCCCGACGACCCCGAGGCGCTGGCCCTCGCCATGCACCAGCTCCGCCAGGCCCCGGACTACGCCGCTGCCCTGTCTCTCCCCCTCCCACTCCACCTCGCGGGGCTGGCCCAGGCATATGTCCTCCCGACACTCGCCGACGGCGACCGGACTTCGAACGAGGGGTCAGACACACCTGCTGGAAACCAGAGCATGGAGGACCCAGATCTCGCCGAGGCGGCCGGACTGCCCACGACTGACGACGGGATCGACACCTACGCGGTGCCCTGACGACGGAGGACACCGGTATCCACAGAACCTGTGTTGTGAGAGACCGACGACAGCCCCTGCATGCACCCTTCTCTACTCGTGTGCGCGGTCAGCGGAGGAAGGCGGAACACTGGGGTGACCGTGACCAGTTCGGGTCTGGCCGCGACGTCGGTCACGTCGCCATCGGTCCCCTCGCCGCCGGCGCGGTCAGGCG
Above is a window of Streptomyces sp. NBC_00490 DNA encoding:
- a CDS encoding pPIWI_RE module domain-containing protein encodes the protein MYKNIRRSAYHLAEEGTPWTEDFHALPFPEHWHAGLLELHNHGRDEEKRQPTLPTRRLDGVLQTLAPDVIVRPRPRIPVEPGPQAAEDFWMYVPASAPDPLPGRSMQQLLDAWLRTLGPKDSAQDPRFRSLLLASSTELKQNLPEWQPVSGVELLTTPTTRGGTAAPEPRQFQLATDALARRILTLAPFPFEGGELRFRALPRGPRDQGAELMSQPLCRTVKRKEWWFSVLLNISLHTTPFDPRPRLHLHWGVRRWATHPRTTTKRLNLPYREATTVYLRPTIPWLPGAPATERYALARLRRDRAADTFVWSENDTAGILRGLSLAGNFPDPEQLLTEPVSWIGEGHGVRAAVVHSTRMGKHEIGTGFMPNQRAQLTEWAEQALPETLARVPDLTRGRGKGIGAPENRRPKPRTDEAKKTELLRETRARRVALAAQARIASHGPEQADPPVVEARLLWQSPEVRSEAVEQFAKALGLDGDGGASAAHVTDRDFDEATPGAPVVLEWRTAEVTLRLRCLPLADGLGDRLVPDPAVKGKGAALAAAVAGRRRALRAWLRTDGADPFRPELALVEVAHRSTFRPASTDPKFAIRLGCADAGLLTQFVVTPSTDRQIDNAESLDHRTCSSWLDGLRQLGVRVLPQHTLGDDLPDSLQYAAVWMVKRRKDGPTRLPKHLPVAVLVTPLPAGEGLAAVRGWDDTAGEWVPYPQFLLGLVKQAEIDPEAFTEPGTPDDDARPDAPRVTGKQWRSNLAQQRRETAAFLQRVLHSLRGQPTALITHAQNSRLHWPWLQDGQTERDLIKTGHAPAGRLDDELRLVRVRGCGGRESAQWWGLADPGKPHGQPAGFWAQDPQQQYRASSRERIFYSTTERPGTHAISPALDRLATRVNAAGNLTSQAGTSAWNPTLVEIAVLGCHEDDDPAAPVPEKPDDPEALALAMHQLRQAPDYAAALSLPLPLHLAGLAQAYVLPTLADGDRTSNEGSDTPAGNQSMEDPDLAEAAGLPTTDDGIDTYAVP